From the genome of Castor canadensis chromosome 4, mCasCan1.hap1v2, whole genome shotgun sequence, one region includes:
- the Serpinb2 gene encoding plasminogen activator inhibitor 2 → MEDLYVANTIFALNFFKHLTKTSPTQNLFFCPWSISSTMAMVYLGSRGNTEDQMAKVFQFNKIGGYDVTPENVTGCDFMQQLQKGTYPDAILQAQTRDKIHSSFHSLISAINASSGDYLLESANKLFGEKSARFKEEYMQVCKKYYSTEPQEVDFLEHAEEARKKINSWVKTQTKGKIPNLLPAGSIDGDTRMVLVNAVYFKGKWKTPFQKKLNGFHSFRVNLTQRIPVQMMYLREKLNIGYIAELKAQILELPYTGDVSMFLLLPDEVGDASSTGLELLENEINNDKLNQWMSKDTMAEDDVEVYIPQFKLEEHYELKSILRSMGMEDAFNKGQANFSGMSESNDLFLSEVFHQATVDVNEEGTVAAGGTGAVMTGRTGHGGPQFVADHPFLFFIRHNITKSILFFGRFSSP, encoded by the exons ATGGAGGACCTCTATGTGGCAAACACTATCTTTGCTCTTAACTTCTTCAAGCACCTGACAAAAACAAGCCCCACCCAGAACCTCTTCTTCTGTCCATGGAGCATTTCATCCACCATGGCCATGGTCTACCTGGGCTCCAGGGGCAACACTGAAGATCAGATGGCCAAG GTGTTTCAGTTTAACAAAATTGGTGGCTATGATGTCACCCCAGAGAACGTCACTGGTTGTGATTTCATGCAACAGCTACAGAAGGGAACTTACCCTGATGCTATTTTGCAG GCACAAACAAGAGACAAAATACactcatccttccattctctcATTTCTGCAATCAACGCTTCCTCAGGGGATTATTTATTGGAAAGTGCCAATAAGCTGTTTGGAGAGAAGTCTGCGAGATTCAAGGAA GAATACATGCAAGTCTGTAAGAAATATTACTCTACAGAACCCCAGGAAGTAGACTTCCTGGAACATGCAGAAGAAGCCAGGAAAAAGATTAATTCCTGGGTCAAGACCCAAACCAAAg GCAAAATCCCAAACCTGCTGCCTGCAGGGTCTATAGATGGGGACACAAGGATGGTTCTGGTGAATGCTGTCTACTTCAAAGGAAAGTGGAAAActccatttcagaagaaactaaaTGGATTTCATTCTTTCCGTGTGAACTTG ACTCAGCGTATTCCTGTACAGATGATGTACTTGCGTGAGAAACTGAACATTGGCTACATAGCAGAACTAAAGGCTCAGATTCTAGAGCTCCCATATACTGGAGATGTCAGCATGTTTCTGTTGCTTCCAGATGAAGTTGGTGATGCATCATCCACTGGCCTTGAGTTG CTGGAAAATGAGATAAACAATGACAAACTCAACCAGTGGATGAGCAAAGACACAATGGCTGAAGATGATGTTGAGGTCTACATCCCCCAGTTCAAATTAGAAGAGCACTATGAACTCAAATCCATCCTGAGAAGCATGGGCATGGAAGACGCCTTCAACAAAGGCCAGGCCAACTTCTCAGGAATGTCAGAGAGCAACGACCTATTTCTCTCTGAGGTGTTCCATCAAGCCACAGTAGATGTCAATGAGGAGGGCACGGTAGcagctggtggcactggggctgtTATGACAGGGAGAACTGGTCATGGAGGCCCACAGTTTGTGGCAGACcacccttttctcttctttatcagACACAACATAACCAAGAGCATCTTATTTTTTGGCAGATTCTCCTCACCCTAA